ATGGGGCAAGGTGCCCCGGGTGATCCAGCGCCGGGTCCCTGGCTGGTAGGCGTGGATCAAGTGGGTGTCCTTGTACGTCTCATGACTGTACCCTCCCAGTACGAGCAGTTcccccccagcacagctgcGCCCCCAACTACATGGGCATGGGGCAGGGGGCTGAGGAGGACCCAGATGTCCAACTTGGGGCTGTAGACCTCAAAGGCCAGCTGGTCCCTGTAGCCAGTCTGCCCATCCCGCTGGCACAGCCCCCCAGCCACATAGAGCTGCCCACCTGCCTCCTCCATGATGTGGCCAGCTCGCTGGCCATTCATGGGGGCCAGGAGTGTGGCAGGCGCACCTGGGATGTAGCGCAGCAAGGATGCCTGGCACTGGCACGCCTCGTCACACCCCCCTGACACGTAGAGGGCACCATCCAGGGCACAGGCTGCGTGCCCACACAGAGCCATCGGCAGGGGCTGGCACCTCCTGggcaaggagagagggagggggtgAATGGCAGGTTAAGCAGGGCTGCCCCATGGTGACTGCCTGCCCAGGAGTTCCCCAGTGAGCCATGGCTCTGTTGACCACTCAGCAGGCAACGCTGGCCAACACCCAATGAGCCCCAGTGGGCAGCATCAGCTAACACATAATGGATGCCCAAGGGGCATCACTGTTCAACACGTTGTAGACCCCAAAAGACACACAGTCAACCCACAGTGGACTCCCTCAATGGACAATATTGGCCAACACCCAACAGAACACTCAATGAACATAGCGGGAAGATGTTTAAATGATTAGTCTCATTGGCAGATGGCCAACAGACCCTCAGTGAATACTATTGGCCAAAAACTCATTCACCACCCAACAGGCAACACTGGCCAACACCCAATGACCCCCATGGGACATGGTTCCTCAACATCCAGTAGACCTCTCCCAAAGGCCACTGTAGGCCCATTCTCCATTGGAGGCTCAGTGACCCAAAGACCACTCGATGGGCACCACTGGCCAATGCAAGGGGCTCCTagggcagaggaaagcaggTGTCTACATGGAGCGGGCTCACCTCCAGGTGTCGTTGGCCAGGTCATAGCACTCCACAGTGTCTGTGCAGTAGAGCTCCCTCGAGCTGCCCCCCAGGGCATAGATGAAATCCCCAAGTGCCACAGCAGCAAAGTAGCTCCGCCCACAGGTCATGCTGGCCAGGTGCTCCCAGGAATCGTCCATAGGCTGATACCTGGGTTTGAGAGGTAAAGGGGCAAGAGACTACCTGTTACCTACAATGCCATGAGGTGATGTTGGCACCGCTGAGGGCAACAACCTACCTACAATCAGCCAATCCCATAATGCCTTGGGGCCACACGGTCCCCTTGCATGGGAATATCCCCTCCTTCTGGGCAATACCAAACCCCTAATGCCCTGAGGCATCTCCAGACAGGAGCCTCCCTGCCCTACCCCCAAACAGCCCGCAACATCCCAGAGTGGGAGGGCACCTCCCAGTCCTACACCCAACTGATCCCAGAATGCCTTGGGGCAACTTGACTAACTGCAATGCCACAATGCCTTGGGTGCATGGGGCAGCTCTAGCTCCACCAACACCTCCTCTGATCCCACAATGTCCTGGTGCCACATGGCACCTCTAGGTCCTCCGTAGCTCTCACCTGTAGACACTGGCCAGGGTGTCATGGGCCCCATAGTAGCACTTTCCACCCAGGATGTAGAGGATGTTGCCCACCACAGCTACAGCATGGCGGAAGCGTGGACCATCAGGAAATTGTCCCAGTGCCCGCCACTCCACCTGCTTCACCAGCCCCACAGCACTGAGGTAGCGGTGGGCAAACCAGAGGTGTCTGCTGGGCTTCCGGGCAGCCAGGTTGGCCGTCAGTTTGTCTCCACCACAAACCACCAGCACCTCTTGCGAGGAACGCACCCGGCATGGCAGCTGGGCCATGGGGGCCAAACTTGCTACCACGAGCTCGTGGAGGACCTTTGGGTCAGCTACCCCTGCGGTCACTGATGGGACCTTCTTCAGCTCCCGGCCGGACATGAGGGCAAAGCGAACAGATGACAGGACTTCCTTGGCTAGATCCTCTTGGCCATCTCCATTGGCCATAAGCCATCGGGATGCTGCTTCCAAGGCCTCCAGTTCATGGAGGACATTGAGACGGTCAGAGCGGAGGAGGCGGATGAGAAGGTGTGCAGGAACATCCAGGAATGCCGGTGTGGCCACCACACTGGGGAAGGTGGCCAAGATGTAGTCCTCTGCTACGCGGCCCACCTGGGCCAGCCCGTAAGCCACAGCAAAGGCCAGCACGTCCAGGCCAGTTTCTGGGGTCAGGCCACGGGTAAAAACATCCAGGCAGAGGGTGAGGAGCCCCCAGGCCTGGTAGCGCAGGGAGGTCTCGGCTGCCTCCAGGACCGCAGGCCACGGCCCTGCCACAGCCCCTGTGTAGGcgaaggagaggaggaggcgcAGCTCGGCTGGGGACAGCCCCGTGGGCAGTGGGGCCACGGGGTCATGGGTGGCCTCCCGCATGGGGCAAGTGAAGAGGGCCCGGAAGAAGTCACAGGAGCAGCTCAGGGCCAGGCGCTGAACtagagggaaggaggaagaacagtGGGAGGCAGTGCGGGACCCTTTGCACCGTGCAGACCCCTGGGAACTCAGGggtcctgccccccccccccccaagctctCCCAAGGGGACCTCTAGCTCCTCATCCCTGCCTGGAGCCTCAgccccagcatccctgccagGGGACCTGGCTTTCCCAGCGTGCCCTGTCCCCCTCCTCAGCCCTTCCCGGGTGACCGCCACCCCCGGCTCACCTGGGATGACCTCGTTCCCTGCCTGGAGCTGGAGGTCACAGCCCAGGCCGCTGGCATGGAGCTGCTCCATGGCTCTTAGCGTCTCCCACTGCTCCTCCAGAGGCTCAGGACCTCCCTCCTGGGGGTCACTCTCCAGCCGCGGTGCACAGGCGGCCACCACCCGGGGGGCCCCCAGGGCCCGGGCggcctcctccacctccttctccCGGCCATGGGGCACAGTTCCCCCATAGGCAAAGGCGAGCACGGCCCGCCAGCCCCACAGCGTGGCCCCAGGTGGCAGGGGGACACAGGGTGGGGGGTCCTGGCGCAGCTCTCTGGTCCTGCCCTCCAGGAAGCggaggaagaaggagctgaTGGAGGCCAGGACCACGGCATGGGCCACGTCGCCCTCCGGGCCCACGGCCACATCCACCAGCTGTCCTGCGGTGCGGAGGTGGTCAGCCGTGGCCAGGAAGTGTCCGGCGTGGGCCCCGTCCCGTAGGCTCCACTGGGCTGGGGCCGGCCCCTCTGCAACCCACATCTTGCCTGTGGGAACACACGGAGCGGGGGGTCAGGGTGCTGTCCCCATAGCCAGAGCCTCTGGCCCATGGCAGGAGTCCTGGCTGGGGACACGGGGTCCTGCTGCTGGCACGGCCCCATAATGAAAGCCACTGGATCCATCGCCAAAGCCTCCACCCCATAGCTGAGGCCACCAGGCTCTGCTACTGCCCCATAACTGAATTTGATGCCCCTTGGCAAAACCGCAGCCCCATAGGTGAGACCAACGGGCCATGTCGCTGCCCCATAGCTGAGGCTGATGTCCCTCATCTGCCTCATCGCTGAATCCCCAGGATGAAGCTACTGCCCCACAGCCAACGctgctgccccacagccccatAGCTCAGTCCACTGTCCTCGATCAAACCCTCCGTCCTATAGCAGAAGCCACCAAGCCGATCATTGCTCCATAGTTGAAACTACTGGTActccaacagcagcaaagctgctggcccccagcacagctccccagCAAAGCCGCCTGTCCCACCCATTCAGCGCGTGGCAGTGTCTGCTGTGCACTGCCTGTTGCATGTTGCACTGCCTATCGCATGTCGCAATGCATTGCACTGTGAGCTGTGCGTGACGTTGCACGTCTTGCTCCCTCTTGCATCGCTTACTGTTGGGGTGCGCTGATCCTCGCGCGGCATGCTGCATCTCACCGCAGTGCACTGCACGCTGTtgccccccctccgccccgtCACGAGTGGCACCTCACGTGTTGCTTGCTGTGTTTGCACGGTGTCGCGTGTCCTCGCTCGGGCCACGCACTTTGCAGCCCGGTGTGGTGCTTGCCGTATGCCGTGTCCTGCACTGCCGTGCGGCGTGCCACGCTGTGCCATGCCATGCGCTTGTCCCCCCTTACCGCCTGCCGCCGCTCCGGGAAGCTCCTGTGACCCCCCAGGAATGTGCCCGGGTAATTATAGCCCAGACGGGACACGTGGCcgcagccaggagctgggagaggccCAGGCGGAGGGAGGTCCGAGGCCCCGGAGTCCCAGCAGGGACACCCAGGTTCCCTGAGGACAGGCAGCGGGGCAGGTGGAAGCTGCTGAGAgttcttttcccctctcaggCAGTGGgaaggtgcaggcagggctgtaaACCCTGGGTTCCCCTGGGCAGGTCTTGCTGGGGGTCTCTGGCCCATCAGAACCCTCCCTAAACCTTGCTCACCTCCAGAGCCCAGGGTGAAGCAGGGCCCCCTCAAAAGTCCTTGGTGGGAGAGAAAccacccccctgctcccccagccccacgcgGGGTGACACCTCCACCACCACCCGTTGTGCTCCTGGAGCCCAGCCCCATTGACCCCCACACTGAAGAGGCAGAAGTGCCCCAGCCCCGGTGCCAGGGAGCACACGGGGACACCAGCCCCTTGGCCCACCTTGGCCCAGCCCCAAGTACCCCCAGGACCATCCTGCACCCCGCCCCGGGACCTCCACCTGCCCACAGAGAGCACATACCAGGGAGCAGCACAGCCTGCCATGGCTGTGACCGTGTGTCCCCGTGTCACCCTgtcccctgctctgctgtccCTGGGTCCCCCAACCTCCCTGTCTCCTGTTCCCCTACCTCCTGTCCCCTTCCCTCACACCTCCCTGTGTTCCCTGACCCCACATCCCCGCTTCCCCTAGTGCCCATATTCCCTGTCTCTGTTAACTCACGTCCCAGTCCCCAAATGTCCTGTCCCTGTACCCTCATATTCCCATGTGTCTGGTTGAATTCTGTGTCCCTCAAGATGGTTTCACAGCCTCTCCAAGTCTGTATTTCAGCACTTATCTACCCCAactgtgaggttttttccttctatctACTTAGAATTTCCCTTTCTGCACCTCGTGCTTGTTATTTCTCATCCTTTACTGTGCACCTGAGCCTGCCTTTTCTGTAACCATTAAGTTGTGAAAAAACAGCACTAGATCAGCCCTCgactttcttttctccaggctgagcatTGCAGTTCTCCTCACCGCCCCTCATGCGTTCTGCGCCTCAACCCTCTACACCTTCTTGGTGGCTTTGCTGGACATGTTTGTTTGCACATAGAAAATTcaactggacacagccctgagcaacctgctccaaCTTTGAGCAGGAAGATCTCCacgggtcccttccaacctcagctattcCCCAATTCTAACCCTGAAGTTAGAATTAGTTAGCTCTAGACTTCCTTAAATGCCTACCGGAGAAAGCCCCCAGGCCCCCGAACACCTTGCTGTGGGCAATCTATACCCCCTTTCCCCACCCCAACTTCCTGATCCGCAACCTAGAGCCAAGCGCCTCTTCAGAAGCTTTGACTCCAAACCCTCACTGATGGTCTCAGTGCGGTGCAATCCCAATCCTTGCCAAAAAATCCTGCAGGACCCACTCAAAACTACAAGAACAACTCCTAAAAGACCAGACTGAAAATGGTAATTGTACCCCTCAAGCTTGTGTGCGCAATGCAGAGACACAGAGGCAAAGCGGCTTGTGCACAGAAATCTCAGCAGAAGCAGCGGATGAAGGCTCCTCTCCGACGGCTCCGCCTTTTTTGCGTCTCAGCCCCGACACTGCAAACAACCGGACGACATCAAAATTTTGTGACAACTGCTGATTTGACAGTATCTTTATTACACAATGTCTTATTACATACAGCATTCAAAAGACAGCTCGCAGGGAGGAAAGGTTACATCTACAGCTTGGGAGGTCCCGTCAGCCTCCAGCCCTCCTTGTTACCTATCTTCATTAGAGCAGCGGTAATGCCAAACCCCAAACATGCGGTGGTACCGGTCATGTAACTGTGagctggaaaaaacacattaaactGTAAAAGATCTATTAGGGCACAAGTACTGTACAGTAGATCTCGACAGACTCTGCAATTTTTCCATGAGCTACTCACAGTCCCTTGACCATCAGTAACGTTGACTGCcaagagaaatcagaaaagtgactttttttttaaattaagttttctcATGCTTTTAGCTTGCAATTTGAAATATCAATTTCTATAATCCACTACCCCATCTCCTCACATAGGCTATCTTAAATGGCttatttcagtgacaaaaataaCAATCACTGCTTCGAACTCTCATCAGCTCAGCAActaggaaaaatacagataaattctgtatttcaccACAATTACAACTTAAATAAATCCCTCACATCTTTAACACTGAGTCTGAATGCCTACAGAAAACAGCTGTATAAATATCTGCAGGAGCTAACCTAGCCTGACAAGATGCCATAggagcaacagcagcaagatAAAGCTTATCCCTCAGAGTGCATGAAGAATTCACAAGGCAGATGTTAGATtatattttccatgtaaaataaatcatatttgtTGCCAAGAAAACATGGATTTCCACAATTACGTTTTTCATATCCTGCAATTTCAAGTTATAACTGGTAGTTATAACTGGCAGTACTGGCTcagctctgttttcattctgtaaatCAGCTTGATGTTCTCCCTGGTGTCCTTCTGTTCCAGTATTTATTTTAGCAGACCTGTACAATGGAGCATCAACAGAACTGGCATGAAATGGAATTCAGATGCTGAGATCAATCTTTACCAAATAAGCCTGGCATCAagattatttcacatttttccctAATTGAAAGGTTTCTAAACACAAAGAGGGCTCATTTCATTACAGGCATTAATCACATTTACCTCTTGCACCTAAGACAGCTCCTGTTGCGCAGCCTCCTATGAAATAGTTCAAGGGATCGTCTGGTTCCTCTCGGATTTGGGCGCTGAGGCAGGTAGTCAAGCCAAACACAGCTCCTAGTGTAGCTGTAAACAAgaggtaaaaaaaccaaaacaaaacccctcaaGGAACCGAGAATTACATACAAAGCACGTTTTTGAGATGCAGAGTGCCATACAGCGGTTCCTctaggagaaaagaagaaaacgaAGCAAGACCTGCTTTCGATTACCCAGGGGCATCATATCCTAGCCACAATGGTGAGACTCAGCACTATACAAGTCCCATCTGGTTCCTTCTGGTACCTCCTCCGGTCCAGCCGTGCAGCCCCCTCTGTGCCATGCAGGCCCTGCGCAAGCAGGTCCGGCTCAGCCATTAGCTGGCTCCCCAGGAACCCTGCTGTGTGCCAGCACACAAGGCAGGTGCGTTCGAATGGCTACGGACAAACACCGCCACATCCAGCTTGGTTATTAGCTCAGACTTAAATAAGAGCCCTCCCAGATGAGGCAATGGGGCAGCCTCCAAACAGCCAGGGGGTAAGAGACGAGAGAAGCAGCTTTCTCTGTAGCACGTTCCCCCAGGGCGTAGGAGATAGCAGAGCTCTGTCTGGGCTCTGTGCTGAAACTCAGCTCACAAGTCCCTGTGAATTCTGCCTCACGGGGAATCAGGTAGAGAAACTCagacagctctgctctccttcaGGTCGGTTTGTCCCGGCACTTTAcactcctctgcctgcctggggctTGCAATGATTTCTGTATAGTAGAGAAATGGATTGAGTttgtaaattattctttttgtaaACTGATTTTGAAAGTGAATTAAGAATTTTGAATTGAACTAAGAAACTGCAAAGTAGCATTGTCTCGTCCACTGAATTACATACCTCATCCCATCAGACCCTACATCGATATAACTGCAAACTTTGGCAAATAGCTGTGTCAagcaaatacacaaaaaagctttttttgtttgtaatacAGGTTCTTGATCATGAAATGTGAAACTGGCTACCAGGTACCATCTGCAGATTTCAATTTGTCCTTCTTGGGAACAACAAAAACGTCCAGGATGAAAATTTTCAACCTCTATGGTAAACTAGTAAATCACAAGCTCGTGTTACAAACCTTTGcagtttttcagcagaaaatgcaattaCGCTGATCctaaaatgaactgaaaagagcactgaagaaacaaagccCACAGAACAAGGACTGTATTTCAGCTTCCCTGCCTTCTCTGCTTCGGACCAAGGAGTCTGTAGGCAAAACACACAGCTTCAGACCACGAGGTCTGGCCCCTTAACAGCGGACAGGATAAGCTCTTCCTCAGGTGCGAGAACTGGTAAGAGGATTCAATATGCTGGTTTAGGATTATGGGATTTATTGAAATCATAATTGGTTACATCATCCGATCCATTATAATGACCTTTTATGGCTCAACTCATTACAGGAGATTCCAGGTCCTGTTTTAGAGTTGAACAACTCAAAAATGCAGATCTGGACTGCTTGTCAATTAGCTTCCAGTTCAGAGCACTAGTGCACGGGGAGAGACAGAGGTGACATGAGCCATTAAATTagactgaaaaacaagatgAGTTTGGTGAGAAGAAAACTGTGCACTTGccaaggggctgggggagcttcAGCCTTGCGGATCTGCACCTGCAGCTGGAACAGCCCCCTCAGCTCCCTGCTTGTCTCTTCAGCATCCGCTTTCTCTTGCAAAACAAAGACAATTCAAGACAACTACGTGGTTTCTTCTTGGCTATACAGCAcgatgggaaaaaaacccccacatttattttccttttgccattaaaaacatTGTGTTTGCTCTTCAGCAAGTGTGATTTATTAAGCACAATGCCTAAAtatatgaagtaaaaaaataagtttgctTCCACTATACCTTTGTCCATAAACTAGCTGTTTTGCATATACTGAAAATATGTACCTTTTACTCTAGATCGCAAAAAATGCATTGCCTAAACTGCAAATAAAGAACATGTCTTTACATAAAGAACATGGGAGGCAGAGACTGCCTCAGATGCATCTTCAGCCTGAGCTGACACGGCTGTTCCTCTGTCTCAAGCATTAATGCAGGAGTTCTTTTGCCATCACCCATATGATTACTGGTATTACATTATCCCGCAGAAAATATTATCCACGTGTGATTAACTTCTATTCTATTATGATTTGACTTATAAATAAGTAGCATGTTAGAGGAAATACGGCAAAAGGACATACTAACTGTAAAGCTTTGCACTTTTTTCAAGTCATTTTAGCATTCTGGCTCTTGGCTTCCATCCTTAAAGTAACTGTCTGCCTCTGAGGCGTGCGGAGGAAGACCACCAACCAGCACCCCGCACAAGCCACACGTACAGGCGGAGGCCGAGCCAGGAGGCCTCACCAGAGGCTGCCGGTGCCGTGGCAGAGCAGGGCGGCCCGGGAGACCGGCCGATCCGGCAGCGCCCGcccgcggggccccgccgccgccggctgcAGGGGACGGAGGCGCCGGGCCCTTACCCATGGTGACGCTGTCCGCGGCTGCCATCTGCAAGGCGGCCAGGGCCGAGTTGGGCTGCAGCAGTATAATGCGGTAGGCCGTCCCGACCAAGCCTGCAACACAGGACGGCGCCAGTCAGCACAGCCCCGGCGGTCGGTGCCAGGGCTCCCGCCGGCCAGCCCCagccgggccgccgccgccgccggctcccgTCGGTACCGCCTCGTAACCGCCcgggccccgctccgccgccgccgccgccctcccgaCTCCCCGCGGCCCCCTCAGCCGCGGCCCCCCCCGATCCTCACCCGCGGCGGCGCCCACACGGGTGGTGAGCCAGGTGCGGCGCGGGCACTCCTCGCCCTCGGGGCCGTCCCAGTAGCCCGCCATGGCGCCGCAAGGGCACGGGCGCCAGCACCGGCGCCTGCACCGGCGCGCTCTCGCGAGAGGACGGCGCggcgccgccccgcccggccgccaTGTCAGCACCGCGCCGCCCTCCGAGcccggcggcgggccggggccggcggggccgcctccggcagcggcggggccgctGGGGCACGCTGAACGGACGCAGTCCTCCTGAGCTGAGCGGCGGCTGAACACACCGTTATCACCGCAGCACGGCGCGGTCCCCGGGCCAGGAACCTCATTCCGGCACTTCCCGCTGTCTCGGCCGCGGCCCTCACTGACAGGTCAGACGTCCTGCCGCCCGCTGGCAGGAGCTTGAGCGCACCCTTAGAAATCCTTTAGCTCACACCCACTCCGTGGCTCTGAAGGTGCTTTCAAATGTTGCAGCTCTGTGGCTAAATCCAGATAACATACGCTTCTGGTAGCTCTGAGCCTTTAATTTTTCCATGCTGGCTGTTTTGGGGTGGTTGGTGgagttttggtttgggttttttttgtgtaggGGCTACAATTATAACTAAATAGTGCTTGGattatttttcatgaattttCAAGGACTCTAATTCTCTGGCTGTCTCTGTATACTGTTATACTTGtatctccattttttccttctgaaataataaaGATGTGTTGACACACTTAGGCCACACTATATAAtactgtatgtatttatttttctggttgttCTTGGTTTGCTAATAAACACACTCAGCAACTCACTGCTCTGCTCAGTGACCTCCCTTCAAGCCAAGCTCTTCCACTTCCCCACCACTGAAAGAACTCCCAAGAGCTGAATGGAAGAAGTCCATAACTGGATTGACACTTAGCTCAAGCTTTCTCTCACCTATCtactttctctctcccctttacGTGAAAAGCttattaaatactttatttaatttcccGATTATGCTAGAGTCCCCCACAGCACCCCTTTTCTGGGATAGGAGCTCAAAGCAGCTGGAGTTGTATGCTAGCTACTCCCCCCACGTTATCCCAAGAAATAGCTGTTTGTCACCAGCACTTATAACTAGTCTGCTTCCTAGCACGACACAGCTGGATGCCAGACAGCAGCGAGGTCTAAGCTTTCCCGGCCTCgtcagcagggagaggaggacgGGGCACAGCCAGGGACCGGAGCGCTGTAGGGATCTGTGACTCGGCGCCCGGCTTTGGCACACCAGAGATCTGCTGCGGTGGCACGCACTTTAGGCACAGCGGGGCAGACAAGTCATCTTCATTCCAGAGCTGTCTCAAGTGTCAGTTTTAGAATGAGCTGGTATGGGGTGTATTAACGACAGAGGGAGGCTCAGTCTGGTCTCACACTGTCCCTTGTAtccagcaggagcagcagggccaCTGTACCGCTTCCTCTGTGCCCCAGAAAGGTGGCTGTTCTTATAAATGCAAACCAAATGCAACGATCAAGTACTCACTGGCAGTTTATTAAAGGAAGCAGTTTATAGGACAGCTTTATTCCTCCTGCAAAGTCCCTTCTAAGTACATCTAACAAAGGGGTGTGTGACTGTTACGGACAGCAGGACTAGAAAACCCGTGGCTGCATGGTGGCACACGGTGCAAATGCTCCTTCCCCAATATAAACATATGGGAGCCACTAAGTCTTGCATAGGATAAGACTCCACACCATTAAATAATGAATAGCATTCTAGGCTTTAAGCAGCTGTTAAAAGCTCTTCTGACTATTACATGCAGTGGATTCATACCGCTCCTTCCACAGACAAGTGAGGTGGGACCAAGACTCTTCCTGACTTCTCTCCTCGTTTGCAGCAGGTACAAAGCCTGTAGCTGCAAGACACATCACCTGGTTTTGTGCAGCTCTTAACTTGCCTTACCTATAGACTGCAGTTAACCTTAGGGACTGGCACACTGCTGCTAcggtttatttttcagaagcctGTCCTCAGGCTTCTGAATGCTGTAAGACACTTCCTAGGCAATTAGTGCTCATTAGAGAACTGTTACAGTAAGATGTAACAGTTACCTTACTATAAACAGGCAAGTTCCACGGAAAACAACATATAAATCAATCTAGGTAAGTAACATTACTCTTAAAACATCTAACTTTACtccaaatattttatgattAACTGTAGACTACGGCAACAAACCAGTTAGCTAATACAGAGAGTATTACTTCCCTTAACTGTTAAATGGGGGGACTGACTTGCCAGCATACTACAATCTACAAATAACTTGGTTTCCTTCTACCTCTGAAACTTTTTTAGAAGTGAGGACAGAACCACCCACCAGCAAGTCACATTCAAAACatttccccatcctcccctcTTTTGGGAGCTTTTTGTATGGCCTTATTCAACAGATCTCCTATCTGCATCTGAACTCGCACTCTTAACTCTCCAGAACACGAATTTTATCTTGTCTGCAAAACAGACTACTTTCCAGTGGTcaatataaaaagcatttcccATGTGTACAATTAGTACAGCCTGAGGCTTGGCATGGACTGCTCAGGTAACTGTTACCAGCAGGAAATGTCCTCCAGCTGGGAGGATAGCTGACCGATAAC
This region of Gymnogyps californianus isolate 813 chromosome 24, ASM1813914v2, whole genome shotgun sequence genomic DNA includes:
- the KLHL33 gene encoding LOW QUALITY PROTEIN: kelch-like protein 33 (The sequence of the model RefSeq protein was modified relative to this genomic sequence to represent the inferred CDS: inserted 1 base in 1 codon), which codes for MWVAEGPAPAQWSLRDGAHAGHFLATADHLRTAGQLVDVAVGPEGDVAHAVVLASISSFFLRFLEGRTRELRQDPPPCVPLPPGATLWGWRAVLAFAYGGTVPHGREKEVEEAARALGAPRVVAACAPRLESDPQEGGPEPLEEQWETLRAMEQLHASGLGCDLQLQAGNEVIPVQRLALSCSCDFFRALFTCPMREATHDPVAPLPTGLSPAELRLLLSFAYTGAVAGPWPAVLEAAETSLRYQAWGLLTLCLDVFTRGLTPETGLDVLAFAVAYGLAQVGRVAEDYILATFPSVVATPAFLDVPAHLLIRLLRSDRLNVLHELEALEAASRWLMANGDGQEDLAKEVLSSVRFALMSGRELKKVPSVTAGVADPKVLHELVVASLAPMAQLPCRVRSSQEVLVVCGGDKLTANLAARKPSRHLWFAHRYLSAVGLVKQVEWRALGQFPDGPRFRHAVAVVGNILYILGGKCYYGAHDTLASVYRYQPMDDSWEHLASMTCGRSYFAAVALGDFIYALGGSSRELYCTDTVECYDLANDTWRRCQPLPMALCGHAACALDGALYVSGGCDEACQCQASLLRYIPGAPATLLAPMNGQRAGHIMEEAGGQLYVAGGLCQRDGQTGYRDQLAFEVYSPKLDIWVLLSPLPHAHVVGGAAVXGGELLVLGGYSHETYKDTHLIHAYQPGTRRWITRGTLPHAYTDLQACVLTVPPALRGPSCLEEPSRSPETPNNT
- the NDUFA11 gene encoding NADH dehydrogenase [ubiquinone] 1 alpha subcomplex subunit 11 encodes the protein MAGYWDGPEGEECPRRTWLTTRVGAAAGLVGTAYRIILLQPNSALAALQMAAADSVTMATLGAVFGLTTCLSAQIREEPDDPLNYFIGGCATGAVLGARAHSYMTGTTACLGFGITAALMKIGNKEGWRLTGPPKL